One window from the genome of Scatophagus argus isolate fScaArg1 chromosome 13, fScaArg1.pri, whole genome shotgun sequence encodes:
- the LOC124069306 gene encoding ATP-sensitive inward rectifier potassium channel 10, whose translation MTSATPPSSRSSSPQKVCHSQTQTDVLKPLLGGGISNVGGTLRKRRRVLSKDGRSNVRIEHVSGRSALYMRDLWTTFLDMQWRYKFFLFTATFAGTWFLFGVLWYLVALVHGDLLEFDPPSNHTPCVMQMQTLTGAFLFSLESQTTIGYGFRCITEECPAAILLLIIQLVITMLMEIFITGTFLAKVARPKKRGETVKFSQHAVVSTHEGRPCLMIRVANMRKSLLLGCQVTGKLLQTSLTKEGETVRLDQRNVPFQVDTSSDSPFLILPLTFYHLIDDNSPLRAWAAKGGGWTDPEMADFELLVILSATIEPTSATCQVRTSYLPDEILWGYEFPPVVSLSPSGKYVADFAFFDKVAKTKTTPIFKPSSPQHGYQSNGGGTVHEVSDPDKIRLEQSYRERGEDRGRARDAPLSVRISNV comes from the exons ATGACATCTGCCACACCTCCTTCCTCTCgtagctcctcccctcagaAGGTTTGCCACTCCCAGACCCAGACAGATGTTTTAAAACCCTTACTGGGTGGTGGCATATCCAATGTGGGTGGGactctgaggaagaggaggcgtGTCCTCTCCAAAGATGGCCGCAGCAACGTGCGCATCGAGCACGTTAGCGGGCGGAGTGCTCTGTACATGCGTGACCTATGGACAACGTTTCTGGACATGCAGTGGCGCTACAAGTTCTTCCTGTTCACGGCCACGTTTGCGGGGACCTGGTTCCTATTTGGGGTGCTGTGGTATCTGGTGGCACTGGTGCACGGAGACCTGCTTG AGTTCGACCCTCCATCAAACCACACACCCTGTGTGATGCAGATGCAGACTCTGACAGGggctttcctcttctctctcgaGTCCCAGACGACCATTGGTTACGGTTTCCGCTGTATCACTGAGGAATGTCCTGCtgccatcctcctcctcatcatccagCTGGTCATCACCATGCTGATGGAGATCTTCATCACTGGTACCTTCCTGGCCAAG GTTGCTCGGCCAAAGAAACGAGGTGAGACAGTGAAGTTTAGCCAACATGCTGTGGTGTCGACCCACGAAGGACGACCTTGTCTGATGATCAGGGTGGCCAACATGCGCAAGAGTCTTCTGCTTGGGTGTCAG GTGACTGGAAAACTGCTCCAGACGTCTCTGACCAAGGAAGGTGAGACAGTTCGTCTGGACCAGAGAAATGTGCCCTTCCAAGTGGACACATCCAGTGACAGCCCCTTCCTCATCCTGCCCCTCACCTTCTACCACCTCATTGATGACAACAGCCCCCTCCGAGCCTGGGCAGCCAAGG GTGGGGGCTGGACAGATCCAGAGATGGCAGATTTTGAGCTGCTGGTGATCTTGAGCGCTACAATTGAACCGACCTCCGCCACCTGCCAGGTCCGCACTTCCTACCTGCCGGATGAGATTCTGTGGGGCTATGAGTTTCCTCCTGTAGTCTCCCTTTCCCCGTCGGGCAAATACGTAGCAGACTTTGCCTTCTTTGACAAAGTGGCCAAGACCAAGACCACGCCTATCTTCAAACCATCCAGCCCCCAGCATGGATACCAGAGCAACGGGGGTGGGACTGTGCATGAGGTGTCTGATCCAGACAAGATTCGTCTTGAGCAGAGCtacagggagagaggagaggaccGTGGCAGGGCCAGAGACGCTCCTCTCAGTGTTCGCATCAGCAACGTTTGA